A window from Vulcanimicrobium alpinum encodes these proteins:
- a CDS encoding DUF1203 domain-containing protein, translating into MRYPPIDQSVARRARDMLRDEHGDAWTVQTSTDEGNPCRACLRLTPAGTRLILLAQRPFRTGGPYAETGPIFVHADAADCEPYAAVETCPPDFRPRTLTFRAYDRDGTQLTSITDERRGSSAPNIDIISVSNVASYNNPGLGMPHALTEGCRRNDTRNESTALARAASFVVSIAGAPAECQGPEQPAKQVRFLQLRGVLPPACIHAEIIALPLP; encoded by the coding sequence ATGCGCTATCCTCCGATCGACCAGAGCGTCGCGCGACGCGCGCGTGATATGCTGCGCGACGAGCACGGCGACGCGTGGACCGTGCAGACGTCGACCGACGAGGGCAACCCGTGCCGGGCGTGCCTTCGCCTCACGCCGGCCGGCACGCGGCTCATCCTGCTCGCGCAGCGCCCGTTCCGCACCGGCGGACCGTATGCCGAGACGGGCCCGATCTTCGTCCACGCCGACGCGGCGGATTGCGAACCGTATGCGGCGGTTGAGACGTGCCCGCCGGATTTCCGTCCGCGCACGCTGACGTTCCGCGCCTACGATCGCGACGGCACGCAGCTCACCTCGATCACCGACGAACGCCGCGGCTCGTCCGCGCCGAATATCGACATCATTTCCGTCTCGAACGTCGCCAGCTACAACAATCCCGGCCTCGGCATGCCGCATGCGCTGACCGAGGGATGCCGCCGCAACGACACGCGCAACGAGAGCACCGCGCTCGCACGTGCAGCGTCGTTTGTGGTGAGCATCGCCGGCGCTCCGGCCGAATGTCAAGGGCCCGAGCAACCTGCGAAACAGGTTCGCTTCCTTCAGCTACGCGGCGTACTGCCTCCAGCTTGTATTCACGCGGAAATTATCGCCTTGCCTCTCCCATGA